In Lolium rigidum isolate FL_2022 chromosome 3, APGP_CSIRO_Lrig_0.1, whole genome shotgun sequence, the genomic window GAGGAGCTCGCGTTCCAGAACGACGCGGGTATGAACCCGTTCCGGACCTTCGACGGCGGGGAGTGCCGGAGCCCCGGccctggcgacggcggcggcatgTTCCCGTACGGCCTCGGCTGGGCCAACGGCGGCGTCCCCGGGCACCGCCGCAGCGCGTCGGCGAACGAGGCCTGCCTCGCCGGCGACGGCTTCGGCTGGAAGCCGTGCCTGTACTACGCGCGCGGGTTCTGCAAGAACGGCAGCGGCTGCAGGTTCGTCCACGCCGGCGGCCTCCCCGACGACgacgccgcgctcgccgccgccgaacagcagcagcagcagtgccAGGACTTCCTTCTCCGTTCCAGGAGCCAGCGCCTCGGCCACGCCGCCTTCCCCTACTCCCCCACCGGCTCCCTCCCCGGCTCCCCGTCTGCCGCCAGCAAGTGCCTCAGCTTCTTGCTGCAGCAACAGCACAACGACAACCAAAGGTAGGTTTTTGCCACCTCCAACTCCAACAAGCTTCAGGGACACGCTCCAAAATTCCAACTTTTCCCCCCACTCGTGCGTGTGCAGAGCGGCCGCCGCTCTGATgctgggcggcggcgacgacgcgcaCAAGTTCATGGGCCGCCCGCGCCTGGACCGCGCCGATTTCGCCAGCATCATGAACCCGGGATCGCGCCAGATTTACCTCACCTTCCCGGCCGACAGCACCTTCCGCGAGGAGGACGTCTCCGGCTACTTCAGGTATGCACTCCACACGGGCCAGTGTGATGCTTCTTTCCATGGCGGATTCGCTAGCTCTGATTGCTGTTCTTGGCAATGCAATGTGCAGCATGTACGGCCCGGTCCACGACGTGCGCATCCCGTACCAGCAGAAGCGTATGTTCGgcttcgtcaccttcatgcacccAGAGACGGTGCGGCTCATCCTGGCCAAGGGCAACCCGCACTTCATCTGCGACGCCCGCGTGCTCGTCAAGCCCTACAAGGAGAAGGGCAAGATCCCCGACAAGTACAGGCACGCATGCATGCTGCCAATTAATCTTCGCTCTCCCTTCTTGCATTGCATTGCATGCAGTTAACTAACCTGGTGTGTTGCTCCTCGCGGTTGGCAGGAAGCAAGGTGACTTCTCCGGCTGCACAACACCCACCGGGCTAGACGGCAGGGACCCATTCGATCTGCATCAATTAGGTAACTTGATTCCTCTAAATGTATTTCATGATGTTTACATTATCTTCAACGGTGAGGAGTGTCTTTGAATTCTGATCTGAAGTAGAGCTGACCGTCTGAAGATGCTTTGCCAGGTGGGAGGATGCTGCAGCACTCCAACAGCGCGAACGAGCTGATGATGCGGCGGAAGCTTGAAGACGAGCAGCAAGCTGCCGAGTTCCAGCACGCCGTTGAGCTCCAAAGCCGCCGTCTCATGAGTCTCCAGCTGCTCGACCTGAAATCTCGCGTGGCAGCGGCAGCCGCAGCCTCAACAGCAATGACGCCGACAACCACCGTTGCCaatgcctccaccaccaccagccaGCCCGGAGCAAGCACCATGGTTGAGTCGCAGCCTGATTCTGGTATGCATTATTACAGCGACTGGCCTGTTTGTTCTTGCCAATTATTACTGACCGTTGTAATATCTTGGGGTGCTAGCAGATCAGCAACTGAATGGGAGCAATTTCTGTGCCAACGAAGGAGACAACAAGGAGGAATCGACGGACGATGCAAACCGCAACACAGATAGTGACCAAAGGTTGATCAAACTGAGCATCATTTTCATCCTGCCTGCTTATTATTGTTGGCCGGTTGGCCTAAGCTTTGATGATCTGATAGGCATACTAATATTGCTCCAAAGTTCGATCATTGCTTCTTCTTTTGCTCCAAAGCTTGATCATTGCTTCTTCCATGCATATTATGCAGCGGGGATCACGACTTGCCGGAAAGCCCATTCGCATCCTCAACCAAGTCGGCCACACTCACTCAAGACGGCGACGTCACCGGTGATGGCTGCAGTCCATCCCATAACGGCGTTTGCACCGGCGCCAATGCAGGCGGTGGCACTAACCATATACTGCCCTCAGCATTGGATATTCCTTCTCCGAGGCCCTACTTCTTCCCCATGTCCAGGTATAATGATCGATGCTACTTGCCACGGCTTTGATTGTATATTGGCCATTTTTGTGATATATGAGTGAAATGATGTGAGGTATGCAATGAGCAGGCTGTCCTCCGATCACGGAGCAATCGGGATGTGAAACTGTCCTTCAATGGAAAGTGAACAATACCCAAACCTAATCATAGTAAGCACTTAGACCTACCTTTATTCCCTCAAAAAATTATGCATTTCGCCTATCTAATTATGCTTGTCCTTTCTTGtgttttctttctcctccttttGCTGTTTGTTATTGTGACATCCTTTTTCATGTTTGTTATTTGACAGGAGAAAAAAAAGGAGTGAAGTGTCAGTGTAGTGTTAGCTTCCCTTTTTAGTGGATAGCCCTATTAAACCAAACCACAAGAGAAAAATATGCCATTAGCCTTTTGACTAAGAAAAGCAGCATCAGCAGCATAATCAGTGTTGTGAGACACATATATATAATATACAAGTAATCCAGTGTTACCTCTAATTATATTAGATAGTATTAGCAGTTACCACTGCCACCAACACAATTGATGCTACCAAGCGCATCCATTTACTACTGCAAACCATCAAGTTGTAGAGCCTGTAGTCTGTAGGTTACACTACTAAATGTGAGGTTAATCCAGAAGGGCTAGTACCAGCCAGAAGGTCGCATGTAGCATTTGTACAAGCTGCAAGCCTGCAACGAGGACCATGTCTTGTATCCAAGGGCAGCCCGGGAGACTTGGAGAAACATCGCATGGCCATGGCAGATGATCTCTGGAGTATTTTACCAGTGCAATATCGCCTGCTCAAACTGGCCATTGTTGTTCTACCTTGAGAACAGTGAGATCGCATACATATCACTTGTTAACCTTGTTGCCCACCGTAGCAGAAGCTGGTTGACAAGTAAAAGGACACCTCTTAATACTAGTTATCCTTTTATTTTGATTTTGTTTGATGAATCTACTAGTATAATAGTCATGGTTCTGCAGAAAATTATCCTACTGATTTACCAGTGTTACTCTGCATTCATGAATTGAGCTGTGGAGGTTGTTGAGCGTAGCGACATTTGAGAATGTGCTTGCAAGGCAGATTGTTTGTGTTGCGCATTTGTAAATGTGTTTGCAAGGCAGATTGTTTGTGTTGCGCAATATGTACACACCGTCTTTGTAATTGATGCATCTTGTTGACCACTTGTTGCACGAATGGTCCATGCGCCGTAAATGTTGAAAGATAGATTGTGAACTATTGAATCATGTAGTACAACTTGGAACAAATATGAGAGAGATTATTGCCACATTTGGCTTATCCATGCCAATAATACGATTCATGCCACGCGTGTACATTGATTCGGGATGATTGTGGTGTCTTGTAGGGCTCTTTCATCGAAGGCTTATGAAAATGGAGTAAGAACATAGGATTGCCATGTCTACTTTAATCTTATGAGATTTTGGCCTGttcgaagataccaattacatttaCGGTCTGCAACAACACACTACACTTGAGATATTACAGATGCACAcaataaaaaagaaaaggaagtatTGCTAATCTTAgattccaccatggagaaaatccATGCTCCTCAAAATAATGGCTTCAACAAAGCCAATAACATGCACAACCAGATTAGACTTTATGCTACCGCCTCCACTTGCCGATGCTACTCCTACTAGTCATGAATCACTAACCAAGTTTCTCATCGCTCCGAGGACTAGATCCACCAAAATGTAGGACACAATCTtaaatatccaaaaaaaaaaagtaggatAAAATCCTAAAAGTCCACCAACATGAAACGactaatgtaggataaaattctaAAAATCAAATTTCCGAAAATTTTCTATAGAAGTCCTTTGATTCAAAATGCTCTCAAGTTTTAAACTCCTCCATTTAGTGCATTATAATCAACACACGCAGACAAGATATTTTTTCAGCAGCAGTTTATCACATCAAGGAATAGCTCACAATTGTGCTCGTCCGGGAATCTTTGTCCTGACCTATTTATAGTTTGAACATCTTCAGCTCATAAAAATGTTAGTTCTCCCATCCTTTCCGCAGCCAATCGGATACAATTAACACGTCTTGTAATACATGTTGTAAACTGAGTAGAATGAAATTTGACACCTACGCTGCCTCAAGTTGTtcggagaaaaaaaaaacataccagGAACATTTGTACCAACACAGTTTCAATAGAACATCAGCTCGCTGACCAAGATACAGTGTGCATGTAGGCTTTACTACTCCTACTCCTAGTCCTAGTACGTACATCCCGTGCCTGTTGACCGATCATGTTTCGCCCACGTagtctttagagcatctctagctgtCTCCTCGACGAGATTCCTGGCAGCTattttttttacatccggacggcgttatTCGATCTAGCCGTGCTCCCGGCTTCTCGTTTTTCTCTGGATTTGGCCTTTAATCCATCCGGATAGCCCAGGCCATCTCCAATCCCCCGGGATGCGTTCGAGAACTCCGGACAAGAGAAAAGCGGGTACGAGTccgctctgtcggcgagaga contains:
- the LOC124698271 gene encoding zinc finger CCCH domain-containing protein 22-like — protein: MDAYEATKVVFSRIQALDPDHAAKIMGFLLIQDHGEKEMIRLAFGPELLLQSVMAKARRELGLLPASAGPASPLQLSRQNSGRGGAPSPLSVSSPSSWAQAPAFSRSNGFAEGMAGAGEEMMMSPVNGGAAPFFSRAGNTPVDDFQQQEELAFQNDAGMNPFRTFDGGECRSPGPGDGGGMFPYGLGWANGGVPGHRRSASANEACLAGDGFGWKPCLYYARGFCKNGSGCRFVHAGGLPDDDAALAAAEQQQQQCQDFLLRSRSQRLGHAAFPYSPTGSLPGSPSAASKCLSFLLQQQHNDNQRAAAALMLGGGDDAHKFMGRPRLDRADFASIMNPGSRQIYLTFPADSTFREEDVSGYFSMYGPVHDVRIPYQQKRMFGFVTFMHPETVRLILAKGNPHFICDARVLVKPYKEKGKIPDKYRKQGDFSGCTTPTGLDGRDPFDLHQLGGRMLQHSNSANELMMRRKLEDEQQAAEFQHAVELQSRRLMSLQLLDLKSRVAAAAAASTAMTPTTTVANASTTTSQPGASTMVESQPDSDQQLNGSNFCANEGDNKEESTDDANRNTDSDQSGDHDLPESPFASSTKSATLTQDGDVTGDGCSPSHNGVCTGANAGGGTNHILPSALDIPSPRPYFFPMSRLSSDHGAIGM